A region from the Rhinoderma darwinii isolate aRhiDar2 chromosome 2, aRhiDar2.hap1, whole genome shotgun sequence genome encodes:
- the LOC142742257 gene encoding keratin, type II cytoskeletal cochleal-like has protein sequence MSHHSILSSSGHKNFSSCSVASPKPSSSHSILSHSPKHTGHGHKTQHCFSSASAQNFGSKGHKMSSASFHSGKSGHGSGFGIGGIGHGFGGLSGCGGITSVTVNQGLLAPLNLEIDPNIQRVRTEEKNQIKGLNNKFASFIDKVRFLEQQNKMLETKWALLQEQKTARCQIEPLFEAFISNLRRQLDDLESERSRLDAERNNMEGTVDELKRRYEEEVNRRTAAENEFVALKRDVDAAFMNKAELQSKADSLTDEINFLRTLYDAEISQLQAQISDTSVVVSMDNSRDLDMDSIITEVRAQYEDIANRSRAEAEAMYQSRFEDLRTAAGRNGNNLQNSKNEIAELNRTIQRLKGEIECAKSQRAALESAIAEAEERGEAAVRDAKNKLSELESALQKAKQDMARQLREYQELMNVKLALDIEIATYRKMLEGEEHRLCSEGHVNISVLHSSTGGKHHSGEKSHGISSHHHHKGGFSSSSHISLGKHHSSHGHGHHC, from the exons ATGTCTCATCACTCCATCCTCAGCTCCTCAGGACACAAGAACTTCAGCTCCTGTTCTGTGGCTTCACCTAAACCTTCCAGCTCTCACAGCATCTTATCACACTCTCCTAAACACACAGGACACGGCCACAAGACTCAACATTGCTTTAGCAGTGCAAGCGCCCAGAATTTTGGGTCCAAGGGACATAAGATGTCATCAGCCAGTTTTCATTCAGGGAAGAGCGGACATGGGTCTGGGTTTGGCATTGGTGGTATCGGTCATGGATTTGGAGGACTATCTGGCTGTGGAGGTATCACCTCTGTTACAGTCAACCAGGGTCTTCTCGCTCCTTTGAACTTGGAGATTGACCCAAACATACAGAGAGTGAGAACTGAAGAGAAGAATCAGATAAAGGGTCTTAACAATAAGTTTGCTTCTTTTATTGACAAG GTTCGATTTTTGGAACAACAAAACAAGATGCTGGAGACCAAGTGGGCTCTTCTACAAGAGCAGAAAACAGCCAGGTGTCAGATTGAACCTCTGTTTGAAGCTTTTATCAGCAACCTCAGGAGACAACTGGACGATCTGGAAAGTGAGAGGTCTCGTCTAGATGCAGAAAGGAACAATATGGAAGGAACTGTGGACGAACTGAAGAGAAG GTATGAGGAGGAAGTCAACAGACGTACAGCTGCTGAGAATGAATTTGTAGCTTTGAAGAGG GATGTAGATGCCGCTTTCATGAACAAAGCAGAACTGCAATCTAAGGCCGACTCTCTCACCGATGAGATCAACTTCTTGAGGACTCTGTATGATGCG GAGATCAGTCAGCTCCAGGCTCAGATCTCAGACACTTCAGTGGTTGTTTCCATGGACAATAGTCGAGACCTGGACATGGACAGCATCATTACTGAGGTCAGAGCTCAATATGAAGATATTgctaatagaagcagagctgaggCTGAGGCCATGTACCAGTCAAGG TTTGAGGACTTGCGTACGGCAGCTGGAAGAAATGGAAACAACCTGCAGAACAGCAAGAATGAGATCGCTGAACTTAACAGAACAATTCAGAGGCTGAAAGGAGAGATTGAATGTGCTAAATCCCAG CGTGCTGCCCTGGAATCTGCTATAGCAGAGGCTGAGGAACGTGGAGAAGCTGCTGTCCGAGATGCCAAGAATAAACTTTCTGAACTGGAGTCTGCTCTACAGAAGGCCAAGCAGGACATGGCTCGCCAACTGAGAGAATACCAGGAACTGATGAATGTCAAGCTGGCTCTGGATATTGAGATCGCCACTTATAGGAAGATGCTGGAAGGAGAGGAGCACAG GCTTTGTTCAGAAGGCCATGTTAATATCT CTGTTTTACACTCTAGCACTGGTGGAAAACATCATTCAGGAGAAAAATCGCATGGTATAAGCAGCCATCATCATCATAAGGGAGGATTCAGCTCCAGCAGCCACATCTCTCTTGGCAAGCATCACTCTAGCCATGGACATGGACATCACTGCTAA